Proteins from a single region of Symphalangus syndactylus isolate Jambi chromosome 12, NHGRI_mSymSyn1-v2.1_pri, whole genome shotgun sequence:
- the GSTM4 gene encoding glutathione S-transferase Mu 4 isoform X3 — protein sequence MSMTLGYWDIRGLAHAIRLLLEYTDSSYEEKKYTMGDAPDYDRSQWLSEKFKLGLDFPNLPYLIDGAHKITQSNAILRYIARKHNLCGETEEEKIRVDILENEAMDVSNQLARVCYSPDFEKLKPEYLQGLPTMVQHFSQFLGKRPWFVGDKITFVDFLAYDVLDLHRIFEPKCLDAFPNLKDFISRFEVSCGIM from the exons ATGTCCATGACACTGGGGTACTGGGACATCCGCGGG CTGGCCCATGCCATCCGCCTGCTCCTGGAATACACAGACTCAAGCTACGAGGAAAAGAAGTACACGATGGGGGACG CTCCTGACTATGACAGAAGCCAGTGGCTGAGTGAAAAATTCAAGCTGGGCCTGGACTTTCCCAAT CTGCCCTACTTGATTGATGGGGCTCACAAGATCACCCAGAGCAACGCCATCCTGCGCTACATTGCCCGCAAGCACAATCTGT GTggggagacagaagaggagaagatTCGTGTGGACATTTTGGAGAACGAGGCTATGGACGTCTCCAATCAGCTGGCCAGAGTCTGCTACAGCCCTGACTTT GAGAAACTGAAGCCAGAATACTTGCAGGGACTTCCTACAATGGTGCAGCACTTCTCACAGTTCCTGGGGAAGAGGCCATGGTTTGTTGGAGACAAG ATCACCTTTGTAGATTTCCTTGCCTATGATGTCCTTGACCTCCACCGTATATTTGAGCCCAAGTGCTTGGACGCCTTTCCAAATCTGAAGGACTTCATCTCCCGCTTTGAG GTTTCCTGTGGCataatgtga
- the GSTM4 gene encoding glutathione S-transferase Mu 4 isoform X1 — MSMTLGYWDIRGLAHAIRLLLEYTDSSYEEKKYTMGDAPDYDRSQWLSEKFKLGLDFPNLPYLIDGAHKITQSNAILRYIARKHNLCGETEEEKIRVDILENEAMDVSNQLARVCYSPDFEKLKPEYLQGLPTMVQHFSQFLGKRPWFVGDKITFVDFLAYDVLDLHRIFEPKCLDAFPNLKDFISRFEGLEKISAYMKSSRFLPKPLYTRVAVWGNK, encoded by the exons ATGTCCATGACACTGGGGTACTGGGACATCCGCGGG CTGGCCCATGCCATCCGCCTGCTCCTGGAATACACAGACTCAAGCTACGAGGAAAAGAAGTACACGATGGGGGACG CTCCTGACTATGACAGAAGCCAGTGGCTGAGTGAAAAATTCAAGCTGGGCCTGGACTTTCCCAAT CTGCCCTACTTGATTGATGGGGCTCACAAGATCACCCAGAGCAACGCCATCCTGCGCTACATTGCCCGCAAGCACAATCTGT GTggggagacagaagaggagaagatTCGTGTGGACATTTTGGAGAACGAGGCTATGGACGTCTCCAATCAGCTGGCCAGAGTCTGCTACAGCCCTGACTTT GAGAAACTGAAGCCAGAATACTTGCAGGGACTTCCTACAATGGTGCAGCACTTCTCACAGTTCCTGGGGAAGAGGCCATGGTTTGTTGGAGACAAG ATCACCTTTGTAGATTTCCTTGCCTATGATGTCCTTGACCTCCACCGTATATTTGAGCCCAAGTGCTTGGACGCCTTTCCAAATCTGAAGGACTTCATCTCCCGCTTTGAG GGCTTGGAGAAGATCTCTGCCTACATGAAGTCCAGCCGCTTCCTCCCAAAACCTCTGTACACAAGGGTGGCTGTCTGGGGCAACAAGTAA
- the GSTM4 gene encoding glutathione S-transferase Mu 4 isoform X6, whose product MSMTLGYWDIRGLAHAIRLLLEYTDSSYEEKKYTMGDAPDYDRSQWLSEKFKLGLDFPNLPYLIDGAHKITQSNAILRYIARKHNLCGETEEEKIRVDILENEAMDVSNQLARVCYSPDFEKLKPEYLQGLPTMVQHFSQFLGKRPWFVGDKVSCGIM is encoded by the exons ATGTCCATGACACTGGGGTACTGGGACATCCGCGGG CTGGCCCATGCCATCCGCCTGCTCCTGGAATACACAGACTCAAGCTACGAGGAAAAGAAGTACACGATGGGGGACG CTCCTGACTATGACAGAAGCCAGTGGCTGAGTGAAAAATTCAAGCTGGGCCTGGACTTTCCCAAT CTGCCCTACTTGATTGATGGGGCTCACAAGATCACCCAGAGCAACGCCATCCTGCGCTACATTGCCCGCAAGCACAATCTGT GTggggagacagaagaggagaagatTCGTGTGGACATTTTGGAGAACGAGGCTATGGACGTCTCCAATCAGCTGGCCAGAGTCTGCTACAGCCCTGACTTT GAGAAACTGAAGCCAGAATACTTGCAGGGACTTCCTACAATGGTGCAGCACTTCTCACAGTTCCTGGGGAAGAGGCCATGGTTTGTTGGAGACAAG GTTTCCTGTGGCataatgtga
- the GSTM4 gene encoding glutathione S-transferase Mu 4 isoform X5, with amino-acid sequence MSMTLGYWDIRGLAHAIRLLLEYTDSSYEEKKYTMGDAPDYDRSQWLSEKFKLGLDFPNLPYLIDGAHKITQSNAILRYIARKHNLCGETEEEKIRVDILENEAMDVSNQLARVCYSPDFEKLKPEYLQGLPTMVQHFSQFLGKRPWFVGDKGLEKISAYMKSSRFLPKPLYTRVAVWGNK; translated from the exons ATGTCCATGACACTGGGGTACTGGGACATCCGCGGG CTGGCCCATGCCATCCGCCTGCTCCTGGAATACACAGACTCAAGCTACGAGGAAAAGAAGTACACGATGGGGGACG CTCCTGACTATGACAGAAGCCAGTGGCTGAGTGAAAAATTCAAGCTGGGCCTGGACTTTCCCAAT CTGCCCTACTTGATTGATGGGGCTCACAAGATCACCCAGAGCAACGCCATCCTGCGCTACATTGCCCGCAAGCACAATCTGT GTggggagacagaagaggagaagatTCGTGTGGACATTTTGGAGAACGAGGCTATGGACGTCTCCAATCAGCTGGCCAGAGTCTGCTACAGCCCTGACTTT GAGAAACTGAAGCCAGAATACTTGCAGGGACTTCCTACAATGGTGCAGCACTTCTCACAGTTCCTGGGGAAGAGGCCATGGTTTGTTGGAGACAAG GGCTTGGAGAAGATCTCTGCCTACATGAAGTCCAGCCGCTTCCTCCCAAAACCTCTGTACACAAGGGTGGCTGTCTGGGGCAACAAGTAA
- the GSTM4 gene encoding glutathione S-transferase Mu 4 isoform X4: MPSACSWNTQTQATRKRSTRWGTLPYLIDGAHKITQSNAILRYIARKHNLCGETEEEKIRVDILENEAMDVSNQLARVCYSPDFEKLKPEYLQGLPTMVQHFSQFLGKRPWFVGDKITFVDFLAYDVLDLHRIFEPKCLDAFPNLKDFISRFEGLEKISAYMKSSRFLPKPLYTRVAVWGNK; encoded by the exons ATGCCATCCGCCTGCTCCTGGAATACACAGACTCAAGCTACGAGGAAAAGAAGTACACGATGGGGGACG CTGCCCTACTTGATTGATGGGGCTCACAAGATCACCCAGAGCAACGCCATCCTGCGCTACATTGCCCGCAAGCACAATCTGT GTggggagacagaagaggagaagatTCGTGTGGACATTTTGGAGAACGAGGCTATGGACGTCTCCAATCAGCTGGCCAGAGTCTGCTACAGCCCTGACTTT GAGAAACTGAAGCCAGAATACTTGCAGGGACTTCCTACAATGGTGCAGCACTTCTCACAGTTCCTGGGGAAGAGGCCATGGTTTGTTGGAGACAAG ATCACCTTTGTAGATTTCCTTGCCTATGATGTCCTTGACCTCCACCGTATATTTGAGCCCAAGTGCTTGGACGCCTTTCCAAATCTGAAGGACTTCATCTCCCGCTTTGAG GGCTTGGAGAAGATCTCTGCCTACATGAAGTCCAGCCGCTTCCTCCCAAAACCTCTGTACACAAGGGTGGCTGTCTGGGGCAACAAGTAA
- the GSTM4 gene encoding glutathione S-transferase Mu 4 isoform X2, whose protein sequence is MVATCGCLCRPPLLELQAVPSLSPAPDYDRSQWLSEKFKLGLDFPNLPYLIDGAHKITQSNAILRYIARKHNLCGETEEEKIRVDILENEAMDVSNQLARVCYSPDFEKLKPEYLQGLPTMVQHFSQFLGKRPWFVGDKITFVDFLAYDVLDLHRIFEPKCLDAFPNLKDFISRFEGLEKISAYMKSSRFLPKPLYTRVAVWGNK, encoded by the exons ATGGTGGCCACCTGTGGCTGCCTCTGCAGGCCTCCCCTGCTGGAGTTGCAGGCTGTCCCTTCCCTGAGCCCCG CTCCTGACTATGACAGAAGCCAGTGGCTGAGTGAAAAATTCAAGCTGGGCCTGGACTTTCCCAAT CTGCCCTACTTGATTGATGGGGCTCACAAGATCACCCAGAGCAACGCCATCCTGCGCTACATTGCCCGCAAGCACAATCTGT GTggggagacagaagaggagaagatTCGTGTGGACATTTTGGAGAACGAGGCTATGGACGTCTCCAATCAGCTGGCCAGAGTCTGCTACAGCCCTGACTTT GAGAAACTGAAGCCAGAATACTTGCAGGGACTTCCTACAATGGTGCAGCACTTCTCACAGTTCCTGGGGAAGAGGCCATGGTTTGTTGGAGACAAG ATCACCTTTGTAGATTTCCTTGCCTATGATGTCCTTGACCTCCACCGTATATTTGAGCCCAAGTGCTTGGACGCCTTTCCAAATCTGAAGGACTTCATCTCCCGCTTTGAG GGCTTGGAGAAGATCTCTGCCTACATGAAGTCCAGCCGCTTCCTCCCAAAACCTCTGTACACAAGGGTGGCTGTCTGGGGCAACAAGTAA